The nucleotide sequence gttgtgggcccggtgatgtaaacttggattttattgtggaaatctcttagttttacttatattgatgcGTTGTGATAATTGGTTTGgttgaaaagtgtcgggaagcgggtttttcgttccCGCATAAAAGCAATCAGATCAGTaagttttagttcattgggacgccgtcccaaatccttggacgccgtcccagtattaaaggctggacgccgtccagaattctggacgccgtccagatggtctgcccagcaaatttttttttgtgtcgtgtttttggtataatgagggttgggttgttacaaaatagTCTTCATCGTCCTGCCTCAAATGGAATTCTGGGAATATGGTATCAACAATTGTTTCAATTGGGTTTATTCCGTTTTTTACAATGAATTCCTCGAGAATCTTTATCTCTGATGGTTCATCATCTCCATCTTTAGATGATGCAGCACGTTACCATCCCCCACATCTAGAACTCATTTATTGAATGCGCGTTTTCGACTATCTATTTCGATAATGCGTGAGAGTGTATGTAGGTGACAGAATTTCCACAATTCTAATCTATTGATGCATGCGTTAACTACCTCTTGCCTTTTACCTTTTGGAATGACTGGGAGGATTTGTCTAAAGTCCCCACCTAGCAAAATTGGCATACCACCAAATAACTTGGCTCTATTTGCCTCATTTTTAGAACCCAAGATATCTTTAAGAGTTTTATCCAATGCTTCAAAGGCGTACCTTTGAGTCATAGGAGCTTCGTCCCAGATTATTAGTCTTGCTTCGTGCATTAGGGCAGCCAAATGTGTTTTTTGCTTTATACTGCAGGTACTATTTTCCATGAGCTCAAGTGGGATGACAAATCGGCTGAGCGCAGTCCGCCCCCGGGTAGTAACAACGAAGCGATTCCTGCATTTTTCCATTGTTATGTATTGTTAAGGCAGTCTAAACAACACGTGTACGTATTATTTGTATGATGTGTATAGAATGAAAATATGATATAATAAAAGAGTGTCTCAGCTGTTTTTAGACATACTGGTTCATGAATTTTTTTACAAAAGACCTACAAATAATTCCTGGGGAAATTTTTTTAAGAAAAGTAGTATATGATATAATAAAACAGGCTGTATGGTGCTTTTAAGCATAGTGAGTCAGGATATTTTTTAAAAAAGCGTCACAAATAATGTTGGGGGAATTTGTAAAAAAAATTagattaaatttaaaaaaaaaagaaaaatacctGATGATGCAACTgctagaaaaatcattttctcatatctTAGTTTTgttatgtcataacccgaccttaaccataaggacgaatacaataacatatgatttcatcgcgaggtattgacctctatatgcgacatttttcaaaaactgcattcgtttttacaatacaaaccatagcttttattacaaatacaaggtttaaacaacttaataatgattatcgtttagcgataatcttagacttacaaactttacatgtgataataacaatacgacttccaacatattttacattacaaatcctccgatatgcagttttatttttgacacaaatatgcatactcaagatcttgcttaaattcaacatgttgcagcggaagcttttagttatcacctgagaataaacatgcttaaaacgtcaacataaagttggtgagatataggtttaatgctggcagcgttataaatatagaccacaagatttcatatataaacgttctaataaaaatattctaagttgttgagcacttgataaccatacttaacatttaatcaacgtcgcatattccctttattatgaaatcttactacaccgtaccaagtgtagtcaccgaaacaaagtactgtgcaaccgttgaatactggtcgtccagtccggttggggttgtcaggcccgatagatctatcaacaagattcgcgtttacaatacctcatgtaaatagtagttaccaagttacagggaagtatgccagtggtacaactcaacgtagaatatatatttttaatcacttgtgtccataacgtaaatcataaaatgcatgtattctcatcccgaaatatttagagtttaaaagtgggactatatactcacttttgtcttgaaggtatttaactcgacttggtctccgatagatatcacgaacctaaccatatatataatatatcaacatattttctttttaagtaatcgttatatatatatatatatatatatatatatatatatatatatatatatatatatatatatatatatatatatatatatatatatatatatatatatatatatatatatatatatatatacttttaatattttcttagtccgtagttagcagtccgatgttagtggtccacaattagttgcttaaataaaataaataaagaccccatcgtattcgtattgatcagaattaatctcgacccatggtaccatgttgtcaagtgacgtgttgcgtacataaagtaccgtgttgtcaaatgacgtgttgcgtacaatcatgaggtcctgaaatatataaaatcaaatcataagtaaatatatattaaatattatgttaattagccaagatatgattaatccgattttgtcataatatgatgtattacaggtcttgaagtgtttttaaaaatcaaattagaagaatctatttagtttgcgaacaagtttgaaatcactcaaactatgttcttgttgttaaaattttacaacacaaaataagttagctatataaatatgaatcgaataaggttatgaataaggttactacctcaagttacttggacaaagctactggaaaaggtaagaaaaatcttgaaatcaaaagagtggtggagtgggattgaaagattggaagtaatctcattgaaatcggatgactatattgatacgttcttgagtaggtaaatgaagagagattagggagtgaattaacttgaaagaaaattggaaatgaaattgtatgtgtgtgtgtgcaaaatagcatgattatgggatggatatataggagatttagtttgttttcttgcacaaaagtcacacatgaggttaaatggctggttcccacatgtaacatcatgtctagtggctgatcattgaagtttattgttggtatataccaatagtaaatacgtatagaagctgggtatgatacggttacatataccctagatatacttgtagaaattttgaggaatcggaacgagaattcaaatatggacgggtttataactgtaaaagaggctcaaaactgggcttttatttttgggtcaaaccgggctaaaataaaattttaagacatttttaataaagcaatgttagcccagccaggggctctgccccttggaccccagccaggggctctgccccttggaccccgccaagggttgccaccccttggaccccgcttatcgggggcgctgcccccgaacccctgtcataatcaagataagttcaaacaagtgtgcactccacacttccccaaacttgttcgatatttatcaagattattttggttacaaattaatcccattacacttaaatcatattggtgacatagatcaccaacacattatagattgtaagtatatatgtcaaagaacgttacatatagttgtcgttttgaaaacataagttagtggtctcaaagtgtacttataactcattgttgttagttcacaatgaaatgttaaaccatccttaaatcatgttaaatatgtatagatatgtacatatacataatcgtataattatcgtgtgttatatagttcatgatatcatcggtcaaattggacggtcaaacgttgtgtgaaactcttttcaaaaacataagtctcaacagtttggattgcttatcacgttggtaaggtttattttatgtaaatattaatctcataagtataaaacgatcggaaaaatccgggtcgttacatgttaGAATAGTATTGTATAAAAAAGTCTTCCCAGTTCTGCCTGGCCCATATAAGAAATACAGCCCGCCTTCCTGATTTGTTACAGCTTCGATTAGCCGTTCATATAGTGCGAGTTGTTTAGGGTTAAGAGACCTGAATAGGTTATCATGCAAGGTCTTCATTTCCTTGATGTTGTAATTTAACTCTTCTCGGATCAAGCTATTGTCCAGTTGGGTAAGGAGAGACGGGTCAGGCTGTGGCAGAGTCGGTAAATCCGAGAGTGACTTCCCGTGTTTATGCAAAACTCCCTGTATTTCTACCAAACAGTAATTTTTAATCTGAGAATCGGTTAGGGTTAAATCTGAGAAGTTGAAAATTTTCCTTTTTTTATGAAGAATGTCGTCGGCTAAATCTTCCCAGTGTTGTTCCCATAGTGCTAGTGGGTTAGTTATGTTGCAAAAGAGTAACATGGTTACAAATAAATCGCGAAGTTGCGCACCTGAAGCCCATAGTTTTGCCTTAGAAATAGCTTCTGTCCATTCCCGATCATCGTAGAGTAAACCATATGCGAAGCAAGCGTCTTTGAATGTGGGGTGTACCGTGCCGTCAACTGTCCGGAGTTCTTCAAATGACCGTGGTCCCTTTACAatatttaataacattattagATAGTAACGCTCACCTGATGCTGGATTTGAATAGACAATATGACCAATTGAGGGTCTCAGCTTTCGGGGGGCCCATTCTTTTGCATCATTATTCCAGACATACTCTTTAGGGATCTTTGAGTATGTAAGGTTACGTGCTTTCGGGTCTTGTTTATTAAGTTCAAACCATTGAGTGAACATGGTTTCTTTGATGCTTGGTCTTTGAAACAGGGTGGGAAGATGTTGTGAATCATGTAGAGTGAGGGACTGTTGGTTTGGTAGATGATATGATAGCTTAATCACGGATGGCTTAGAGAAGTGGATGTCGTAAGAAAATAATCTCCAAACAGCCTCACACAGAGATAAATAACGACAATCCAAATAATTCTTGATTTCATCAACGTCAATAATTTTTTCCGGAGTGTCTGATGAGTTATGTGTGGGTAGTATGTTTTCCTGTATCACGATTGTAGCTCGGTCTTGCCCTTTATTTAAGTATTTGAATAGATACTTAATCGCGCGAGATCTATTACACCACTCGACATTTATATGCGCGTTGTATCTGATCAACAAATATCTATTGTAAGGAACGACATAGCTAGCTATTGTCAAGTGTGCTTTTACCTTTAGTAACATTGACACCGTTGTTGCGACGTCTGTAGTTAGCGTACCCGTCCTCATCGATTGTGGTTTCGGCATAATATGGCTTAGGGAAATGCTTTGAACATTGATTATCAATCATACATGGGGCATCCTTGTGTTGACGACCGCAAGGGGCGTGTAACATGTACTCGGTGAAAGCCTTGTATCCTTCGGGATCGTGAAGCTCGTTAGGAATTTCGGCCGATATGAGATCGTTGATGTCATCGGGCGTCTTGCATTTGTATGCGCGGGTCAACCAGATTAAGATATGGACATGTGGCAACCCACGTTTTTGGAACTCCATAATATGTATACCTGCAAGTGGACAATTCACGGGTCATTATAGTAGCATACGTGTGATTACAAAGTTGGGACAACCATATTACACTAGGCATATCTTTCAAAatttacaaataattatttaaATCAAGTATGTTGTAGGCAAGCTTGACAGTTGCCACGTGGTGGGTATCTATTTTTTATGTAGTTAGAAACATTTGATAACCTGCAATCTGTATTATTGACTTTTAAAATTTCTTATTTTGTTGCTTTATAGTCGAAGTAGGTGTAATCTGGACTGTTAACATACATACATGTCAAAGAGTTAGTGCATGTGGTTAATGATATCAGACTTTAGTATCAAAATGAATGGTGGGGAAAAAACTAATCAAATGAAAGTTATAAACCTATTAACTGTAAGCTCATTATTAATATCAcattattcttcatcatcagacactGATTTTAGGGATTATTTATCTCCAATGTTAGAAGTTATGGGCAGACTTATACATGTGCAGGTATTGAAATAATTTTTAAACTAATTAGTATCATTCAAGTATTATGTAATAACTGGCATTTTGGTAAATACACATAATATATACACATGCGAGTAGACAAATCACGGGTCATTAACATAAATTACATCCATGTGCAGGTATTTAAATAATTTGTAAACTAATAAGTATCTTTCAAGTTTTATGTAATAACTGGCATTTTGACAAATACACATAATATGTAGACATGCGAGTAGGAAAGTCACGGGGCTTGAACATAAATAACATCTCATATACGTCAGGAAAAATTATATTATACGATAAAATAAATTTGATCATGATGTAGGCAGTTTACACGTGTGTGCTTATAGCATGGTAGGGAAAATAGGTTAATTGCTCCAGTACCATAGGTAAATAGGTAAAGTTGTAGGGTCTGGCTAACCTGTACATCAGTTACGCAAATGTTGGTGTTAAAATTTGGGAATGAAGTGTATATAATACCTGCTTCGCATGTACCGAAGATGTTGCCTTTCATTATATCATTCATGAGGTTGTCCAGTTTCTGCTTGAAAATTCTGGCTACAATTTCAGGACGGTCCGACGCTCGCTGGCCCTCGATAAAGCATAGCATACCTTCTATTTCAGGCCATTTTGGGTTAGAAGTGAAGGTGATGAATAAGTCTGGGTTATCGAATTCGCGACACAAAGCCATAGCATCTTGGTAATTTTGAAGCATGTAGCGTGGACTACATGTATGTGACGATGGTAAAATAATTCGTTTTCCAATCGAAGCGGCTTTGGTGTCGCCCCTTGTTACAGCATCGCATACGTTGTTGTATAGATCGGTATGCAGCTTGTTTTGGTGATTTCTGAGATACTTTAGACGTTGTTCTTTGACTGATGTATAAGCATCAACCAAATAACCGACCACCCCTTAGGAGAGTTGTACCTTCGTTTTTCCGTTGCTGAATTCTGTAGCAGTAAAATTCTCGCATGGTGATGTAACCACGCGAAGTTTTCCTTCTTCCACTGTTACAATGGTagggtatgttttcatgatacccgATTTCACCATATGGGAAGAGTAGTGGGTACTGTAACGCCAAACAAAGCAGATTTATCTTATTATTCATATCTACttataggggtgttcatcggttcggttttcagtttgttcggtgtattcggttttaaattttttttgagcaaaaccgaaaactgaattcaaagttaaaaccgaaccgaaaaccgaattcgaattcgaattcggttcggttttcggttaaaaccgaatattaagGAAAAACTGAGAACGAtagtagtttaattgtggcgttactgatttcatcgttatttatatcctaaaacaatggtgtactattaaattattaagaattcgatgatttattaatatttacagcttaattatgacgtttactgcttctgttattaaaaaaagaacataataatttgagtaacataattataatgtaaGGTACAAAATCGTCATATGGCTGAGAACATAgtttattgattggatcccaaattataatgacattaaaacataaatatacaaattaaatatataaatattttgaattcggttttgaattcggttttcggttaaaccgaattcagaattttcaaaaccgaaaaccgaaccgaaaaccgaattcaaattcggtttcggtttgactcgatccgaaaaccatttttcaaattcggtttgtttTTTTCCGGTttagtttcggtttggttttcgggttccacggtttcaaaccaaatattgACCACCCTTATCTACTTAGGTGGACTAGTAAGTACTAAGTAGTAACTTGAAACGAAAAGAATGATTGTAGAGCTTGTGGAATGGAACGAAGAAAATGATTCTAGTTGTATTTGTGTGATGGAAGAAGCAAGCCAATTAAACGCTTGAACTACTTAATTCGTTTAAAATTGTTTATCAAACACCATTTAAGTTGGACAAATAATAAGCCAACACAAAAAGTTATCCTGCTGCCGATTCTAATTCTAACAAAAGTGTGAGTGCATAAAATGTATATCTCTACTTCTAATTGGTATgtatatttatttcagtcatttggACTCGAACAATATTGTAATGGACTTTTGGATGTTTGTTTGTgtctgtgttatcttaatttctatGTATGGATATAACTGTTATTTATTTAGATTACGAAATCGTTAAAGTTAAACTCCAAAGGTAAACCGGTTTGTCTATTGCTCGACAGTCTTGTCGCACGATAAAAGCACTCCGTCGGTAGACAGAGTTAAGTCGATGTGAGACTTGTCAGAGTTGACTAATTCACGACAGAGTGAGGCAGTCGGTCGAAAGACTGAGTCTGTCATATAAATAGGGTTTACGAGTTTCATTCAAAGTTTACACACTTGTTATCAACCATATCCGTATTCTCTTTGTTCTTTTTATTCCAGATCGCACCCAACACGTATAACAACTTCTAGGCATCGATCGAATATATTCCCCATGTCTATATTTGATTCATTAGAACCCGAGAGTTACATTTATTCTATTAAAGCTTTGTCTAGTGTTTTTCACCTCTAGATCAAGTTTACGTTTTTCATAAATTCCATATTAGCATCTACTTATAGATCCGAAAACCTTCAAACAACCACCTACGCTGTAGCAACTATAATTAGCAACCTTGCAACAAATACTTAATCCCAAAATGAACCAtgttttttattaatattttgcaAAAGATATAATACAGTTAGATAGATCGACATGATTTAATTGAGTTACAACTTGAGTTAGACCAAGAGGTTGTTAAGAGTGAGGTCGAGGCGATAACACAACTCTAAATATACGAAGCTAACAATCGTCTTTAGCGTAGTTACAAAGGATTTATTCTAAATTCGTAATTAAGCTtagatattgtgatgacccggaaatttctgaccaaatttaaacttaatctttgtatgattaacatttccgacacgataagcaaagtctgtaaaactgaatctcaaaatttttgaattacttttatatatttaaatacccttcggtt is from Rutidosis leptorrhynchoides isolate AG116_Rl617_1_P2 chromosome 10, CSIRO_AGI_Rlap_v1, whole genome shotgun sequence and encodes:
- the LOC139871204 gene encoding uncharacterized protein; translated protein: MALCREFDNPDLFITFTSNPKWPEIEGMLCFIEGQRASDRPEIVARIFKQKLDNLMNDIMKGNIFGTCEAGIHIMEFQKRGLPHVHILIWLTRAYKCKTPDDINDLISAEIPNELHDPEGYKAFTEYMLHAPCGRQHKDAPCMIDNQCSKHFPKPYYAETTIDEDGYNAHINVEWCNRSRAIKYLFKYLNKGQDRATIVIQENILPTHNSSDTPEKIIDVDEIKNYLDCRYLSLCEAVWRLFSYDIHFSKPSVIKLSYHLPNQQSLTLHDSQHLPTLFQRPSIKETMFTQWFELNKQDPKARNLTYSKIPKEYVWNNDAKEWAPRKLRPSIGHIVYSNPASGERYYLIMLLNIVKGPRSFEELRTVDGTVHPTFKDACFAYGLLYDDREWTEAISKAKLWASGAQLRDLFVTMLLFCNITNPLALWEQHWEDLADDILHKKRKIFNFSDLTLTDSQIKNYCLVEIQGVLHKHGKSLSDLPTLPQPDPSLLTQLDNSLIREELNYNIKEMKTLHDNLFRSLNPKQLALYERLIEAVTNQEGGLNRFVVTTRGRTALSRFVIPLELMENSTCSIKQKTHLAALMHEARLIIWDEAPMTQRYAFEALDKTLKDILGSKNEANRAKLFGGMPILLGGDFRQILPVIPKGKRQEVVNACINRLELWKFCHLHTLSRIIEIDSRKRAFNK